The proteins below are encoded in one region of Amycolatopsis acidiphila:
- a CDS encoding transposase translates to MPERRRKFSPEFRDEAVKMAVGSDRPIAQVARELGINPGTLGNWVAAYRKAHPVKEEPLSVSDRARLRELERENRKLKMKNDFLGKAAAFFAQEYR, encoded by the coding sequence ATGCCGGAGCGGCGCAGGAAGTTTTCTCCTGAGTTTCGGGATGAGGCAGTGAAGATGGCGGTGGGGAGTGATCGTCCGATTGCCCAGGTAGCTCGGGAATTGGGGATCAACCCGGGCACCCTGGGGAACTGGGTTGCGGCGTATCGGAAGGCGCATCCGGTCAAGGAGGAGCCATTGTCGGTTTCCGACCGGGCTCGGCTGCGGGAGCTGGAACGCGAGAACCGGAAACTCAAGATGAAGAATGATTTCCTGGGAAAAGCTGCGGCCTTCTTCGCCCAGGAGTATCGGTGA
- a CDS encoding antibiotic biosynthesis monooxygenase family protein yields MFARVITAQAGAEGFDATIRLAEQQLPGARQMPGFKGYYLLTDAETGKLVIISVWETREQMDAVTAGAGPSGIREQHNPATAGLTAQHLETYEVTMHEPS; encoded by the coding sequence ATGTTCGCGCGCGTGATCACAGCCCAGGCAGGGGCCGAGGGATTCGACGCCACCATCCGCCTTGCCGAGCAGCAGCTGCCCGGCGCCCGCCAGATGCCCGGATTCAAAGGCTATTACCTGCTCACCGACGCCGAGACCGGCAAGCTCGTCATCATCTCGGTGTGGGAGACCCGCGAGCAGATGGACGCAGTCACAGCCGGGGCAGGACCGTCCGGCATCCGGGAACAGCACAATCCAGCGACGGCAGGACTCACGGCACAGCACCTGGAAACCTACGAAGTCACGATGCATGAACCGTCATGA
- a CDS encoding sensor histidine kinase encodes MSVSTTLRRGRLTIRARLTLLYGGTVLACGTVLLVALYVLMRYIPTYVLPAQVLPARRLSEAPHGVTITSRDDVMAALLRLSGAALAGLALVSLLLGWIIAGRVLAPIHRITRTARAVADHALHERVQLEGRQDEFTELADTIDTMLDRLDVSFQAQQRFAANASHELRTPLATTRTMLQVALVHPGDHDLATLAPKLLATNERSIATVESLLALSRADHGVHDAQPVDLASVAAGTLEQVRPEAVTRHVRVLTELHPTSVSGDKDLLHHLLINLLHNAIRHNHAGGTARLTTTVRGGSAMIIVTNTGEVMTAEEAGRLFEPFHRRNDRTDAHGVGLGLTLVRAIAHSHHGTVMATPNPDGGLTTTVVLPAEA; translated from the coding sequence ATGAGTGTTTCCACCACGTTGCGGCGGGGGCGGTTGACCATCCGGGCCCGGCTTACCCTGCTCTACGGCGGCACCGTGCTGGCGTGTGGCACCGTGTTGCTGGTCGCCCTGTACGTGTTGATGCGGTACATCCCGACCTACGTCCTGCCTGCCCAGGTGCTTCCGGCCCGCCGTCTCAGCGAGGCTCCCCACGGGGTCACCATCACCAGCAGGGACGACGTCATGGCGGCCCTGCTGCGGCTGTCGGGTGCGGCGCTGGCCGGGCTGGCCCTGGTCTCGTTACTGCTCGGCTGGATCATCGCCGGGCGCGTTCTCGCCCCAATCCACCGGATCACCAGGACCGCCCGCGCGGTCGCGGACCACGCACTGCACGAGAGGGTCCAGCTCGAAGGCCGCCAGGACGAGTTCACCGAACTCGCCGACACCATCGACACGATGCTCGACCGGCTGGACGTCAGTTTCCAGGCGCAGCAACGCTTCGCCGCCAACGCCTCCCATGAGCTGCGCACCCCGCTGGCGACCACCCGCACCATGCTGCAGGTGGCCCTCGTCCACCCCGGCGACCACGACCTCGCCACCCTGGCCCCCAAACTACTGGCCACCAACGAACGCAGCATCGCAACGGTGGAATCCCTGCTCGCCCTGTCCCGCGCCGACCATGGCGTCCATGACGCGCAACCCGTCGACCTCGCCTCGGTGGCGGCCGGAACGCTGGAACAAGTGCGGCCGGAAGCAGTCACCCGTCACGTCCGCGTGCTCACCGAGTTGCACCCCACCTCGGTGAGCGGCGACAAGGACCTGCTCCACCACCTGCTGATCAACCTGCTGCACAACGCCATCCGGCACAACCACGCGGGCGGCACCGCGCGGCTGACCACCACTGTCCGGGGCGGCAGCGCCATGATCATCGTCACGAACACCGGTGAGGTCATGACCGCCGAGGAGGCCGGCCGGCTGTTCGAGCCGTTTCACCGCCGGAACGACCGCACCGACGCACACGGCGTCGGGCTCGGACTCACCCTTGTCCGCGCCATCGCGCACAGCCACCATGGCACGGTAATGGCCACTCCCAACCCCGACGGCGGGCTCACCACCACCGTCGTCCTGCCCGCGGAAGCCTAG
- a CDS encoding response regulator transcription factor, translating into MRVLVVEDEAFLAEALQSGLRKEGMAVDIAGDGATALENVAVNEYDVVVLDRDLPGVHGDDVCRQVVADRPDCRILMLTAAGRLADKVDGLRLGADDYLVKPFDFPELVARLHALRRRPTTGHPPVLTYADLWLDPARRDARRGDRSLRLTRKEFGVLELLLRADGAVLSAEHLLEKVWDAHADPFTNAVRITVSTLRRKLGDPPILHTATGVGYYLAAAS; encoded by the coding sequence ATGAGGGTGCTGGTGGTGGAGGACGAGGCTTTCCTCGCGGAGGCGTTGCAGTCCGGTCTCCGCAAGGAGGGCATGGCGGTAGACATCGCCGGCGACGGGGCGACCGCGCTGGAGAACGTGGCGGTGAACGAGTACGACGTCGTGGTGCTGGACCGCGACCTTCCCGGTGTGCACGGAGATGACGTCTGCCGTCAGGTGGTGGCCGACCGGCCAGACTGCCGGATCCTCATGCTGACCGCGGCCGGGCGGCTGGCGGACAAGGTCGACGGCTTGCGTCTCGGCGCGGACGACTACCTGGTCAAGCCGTTCGACTTCCCCGAACTCGTCGCCCGGCTGCACGCCTTGCGGCGGCGCCCCACCACGGGACACCCCCCGGTACTGACCTACGCCGACCTCTGGCTGGACCCCGCTCGCCGCGACGCTCGCCGCGGTGATCGCTCCTTGCGGCTGACCCGCAAGGAGTTCGGTGTCCTGGAGTTGCTCCTGCGCGCGGACGGAGCGGTGCTGAGCGCCGAGCACCTGCTGGAGAAGGTGTGGGACGCCCACGCCGACCCGTTCACCAACGCGGTCCGCATCACCGTCTCCACGTTGCGGCGCAAGCTCGGGGACCCGCCGATCCTGCACACCGCCACCGGAGTCGGTTACTACCTCGCCGCCGCCTCATGA
- a CDS encoding recombinase family protein has product MTARNSDPTPPQRPSNAAPARNATCPPAAPAAPVPGRPPRSTTPRGSSSCPRRATNSPCPSRTTADRARSGRRAPRSPQQHRRRTGPHLDGLRPLLHRHPGTASQLDALAPANCTRVFSEKTSTRIKAHPELEKALAHEIKTAAPDQPVILTVHEMKRLARKAAELMMLSSQMQGGGVQPELPTEPLTGIYDPHGVGSMLFAVLAVATHLDRDYIREKTLEGQQAAAARGNHGGGPKVIDEDDVLFARTLGDKGTPTPDIVKKLTIKTGKNAGQHPSVASPACLQHPQADNGQRLVERLGRLAADRVRRGGGGTGWHRLGGLGADRVRGDSGGAGRHRLGRLAADRVPRNGGGPGRGIDGVGERGACGSEHDGQTGDDHGGFSCVRVQGSSLSVGVNYPLPGG; this is encoded by the coding sequence ATGACGGCACGCAACTCGGACCCGACGCCGCCGCAGCGGCCGTCGAACGCGGCCCCCGCCCGCAATGCGACGTGCCCGCCGGCAGCGCCTGCCGCACCCGTGCCCGGAAGACCGCCGCGAAGTACCACACCGCGCGGTTCATCCTCGTGCCCGCGCCGCGCGACGAACTCACCGTGCCCGTCCCGGACGACCGCGGACCGGGCAAGAAGTGGACGCAGGGCCCCGAGATCGCCGCAGCAGCACCGGAGACGAACCGGGCCCCATCTGGATGGGCTACGCCCGCTGCTCCACCGCCACCCAGGAACTGCAAGTCAGCTCGATGCGCTCGCGCCCGCGAACTGCACGCGGGTGTTCTCCGAAAAGACCAGCACCCGCATCAAGGCCCACCCCGAGCTGGAGAAGGCCCTCGCCCACGAGATCAAGACCGCCGCGCCGGATCAGCCGGTCATCCTGACCGTGCACGAGATGAAACGCTTGGCACGCAAGGCCGCCGAGCTGATGATGCTGTCCTCCCAGATGCAAGGCGGCGGGGTGCAGCCGGAACTGCCGACCGAGCCGCTGACCGGGATCTACGACCCGCACGGCGTGGGCTCGATGCTCTTCGCCGTGCTCGCCGTCGCCACCCATCTCGACCGTGACTACATCCGCGAGAAGACCCTCGAAGGCCAGCAGGCCGCCGCCGCGCGCGGCAACCACGGCGGCGGCCCCAAGGTGATCGACGAGGACGACGTGCTCTTCGCCCGCACGCTCGGCGACAAGGGCACCCCGACGCCCGACATCGTGAAGAAGCTGACCATCAAGACCGGCAAGAACGCCGGCCAACACCCCTCAGTCGCCTCGCCCGCCTGCCTGCAACACCCTCAGGCGGACAACGGACAGCGACTAGTCGAGCGGCTGGGCCGGCTGGCAGCCGATCGGGTTCGCCGGGGCGGTGGGGGCACCGGGTGGCACCGGCTTGGTGGGCTGGGTGCCGATCGGGTTCGCGGGGACAGTGGGGGTGCCGGGCGGCACCGGCTGGGCCGGCTGGCAGCTGATCGGGTTCCCAGGAACGGGGGTGGTCCCGGGCGAGGCATCGACGGTGTCGGCGAACGCGGTGCCTGCGGTTCCGAACATGATGGCCAGACCGGTGACGACCATGGCGGCTTTTCGTGTGTACGAGTTCAAGGGTCTTCCCTCTCTGTTGGGGTGAACTACCCGCTCCCGGGTGGCTGA
- a CDS encoding gamma-glutamyltransferase, with translation MTSQDGKRSIRVRRDPLDPAGWDRCELKQALDWRHIGPDPQSATATGTSAVLVGSTGPFATLAGRYALDAGGSATDAVLTTAFAQIALSLGSWVSYAGLFGMVHHAAATGATTSVSAGFGTLTQETLPLEIPTAPQPSGRTALVPGFIAGAHAAHTRAGRLPWDQLWSPARHLLECGVPVNEHLARLLALRADVLTRTEEGRAAFAPHGRLPRAGELFAQPRLAATIAALAEHGPGWMYQGSWAEHFVSQVRREGGHAIPEDLAGYQAHCAEPVRGSFAGHEIATLPAPDTGGTDLLATLARLDTAGIGEPSQNPGALAGLLTALDGPPATGSHSDYVLAVDAEGNLAALCHSINTAMWGTTGIVIDGIVVPDPAAFQQPALARLTPGDHLPMPIEPAIAFHRGRPVLACSSIGVGLHPATVLGLHRVLALGQPVAVAVDAPLVHGHDIVVGDSVTSVLAHRELDSPSRILDDRFPPACLDAARDAGHAVSPRPADDPMLPRGFWAAITTDPRTGKHTAARTPYGQGPARTTE, from the coding sequence GTGACATCTCAGGACGGCAAACGAAGCATCCGCGTCCGGCGGGATCCGCTCGATCCCGCCGGATGGGATCGCTGCGAGTTGAAGCAGGCGCTGGACTGGCGACACATCGGGCCGGATCCGCAGTCCGCCACCGCGACCGGGACGTCGGCGGTGCTGGTCGGGTCAACGGGCCCCTTCGCCACCCTCGCGGGCCGTTACGCCCTCGACGCCGGGGGCAGCGCCACCGACGCCGTGCTGACCACCGCCTTCGCCCAGATCGCGCTGAGCCTGGGATCGTGGGTCAGCTACGCCGGGCTGTTCGGGATGGTGCACCACGCGGCCGCCACCGGTGCCACGACCAGCGTGTCCGCCGGGTTCGGCACCCTCACCCAGGAAACGCTCCCGCTGGAGATCCCGACCGCCCCGCAGCCCAGCGGACGCACCGCCCTGGTCCCCGGCTTTATCGCCGGCGCCCACGCCGCGCACACTCGCGCGGGCCGACTGCCCTGGGACCAGCTCTGGTCCCCCGCGCGCCACCTCCTCGAATGCGGCGTCCCGGTCAACGAGCACCTCGCGCGGCTACTCGCCCTGCGGGCCGATGTGCTGACCCGCACCGAGGAGGGCCGTGCCGCGTTCGCCCCGCACGGGCGGCTTCCCCGCGCAGGCGAACTCTTCGCCCAGCCACGTCTGGCGGCGACCATCGCCGCGCTCGCCGAACATGGGCCTGGCTGGATGTATCAAGGATCCTGGGCGGAGCACTTCGTGTCGCAGGTGCGCCGCGAGGGTGGCCACGCGATCCCCGAGGACCTCGCCGGCTACCAGGCCCACTGCGCCGAGCCGGTACGCGGATCCTTCGCCGGCCACGAGATCGCGACCCTGCCCGCCCCCGACACCGGCGGAACCGACCTGCTCGCCACCCTCGCGCGGCTGGACACGGCCGGCATCGGCGAACCATCGCAAAACCCGGGCGCCCTGGCCGGACTGCTCACCGCCCTCGACGGCCCGCCCGCGACGGGCAGCCACTCCGACTACGTGCTCGCCGTCGACGCCGAAGGCAACCTCGCCGCGCTGTGCCACAGCATCAACACCGCGATGTGGGGCACCACCGGCATCGTCATCGACGGCATCGTCGTCCCCGACCCGGCCGCGTTCCAACAACCCGCCCTCGCCCGCCTCACCCCCGGTGACCACCTCCCCATGCCCATCGAGCCGGCCATCGCCTTCCACCGTGGTCGCCCCGTCCTCGCGTGCAGCAGCATCGGCGTCGGACTGCATCCGGCCACCGTGCTCGGTCTGCACCGCGTCCTCGCACTCGGGCAACCCGTTGCGGTGGCGGTTGACGCACCACTGGTCCATGGCCACGACATCGTCGTCGGCGACTCGGTGACATCCGTACTGGCCCACCGCGAACTGGACAGTCCCAGCCGCATCCTCGACGACCGCTTTCCCCCGGCGTGTCTGGACGCCGCCCGCGATGCCGGACACGCCGTGTCCCCGCGCCCCGCCGACGACCCGATGCTGCCCCGCGGTTTCTGGGCCGCCATCACCACCGACCCCCGCACCGGCAAACACACCGCAGCACGCACCCCCTACGGCCAAGGGCCCGCCCGCACGACCGAATAG
- a CDS encoding transcriptional regulator: MAEQEPESGLREVVHQRVRLGVLAVLDRRGPCTFSQLRDALGQSDGGLSRHLGVLEQHGYITQEKVFENRRPRTWIQLSAAGAEAFREEQELLTKLLATASSEAGTDRAEDSTAAMTIVFAALLAETDAGTGQDTKGDEGGDDTIDRSTLVPDVPVLTGWRAEPIASGPVSARYDFPDAYTGFAEQREQRLMFMSHGLRGGWTATWHIVSPGQDDLRQDMAHAIVLELAGAADCASILAVMGPSTLDLPGVPGARGYLLPANGDGAPATAVAWFSVEHYLVSIVVTAAADVAVPVLEGLVSEVHVPLSTRQS, from the coding sequence ATGGCGGAGCAAGAGCCGGAGTCGGGGTTGCGCGAGGTGGTGCATCAGCGGGTGCGCCTTGGCGTCCTTGCCGTCCTCGACCGGCGGGGACCGTGCACGTTCTCGCAGCTGCGGGACGCGCTTGGACAAAGCGACGGCGGCCTGAGCCGCCACCTTGGCGTCCTGGAACAGCACGGATACATCACTCAGGAGAAGGTCTTCGAGAACCGTCGGCCACGGACCTGGATCCAGCTGAGCGCGGCCGGGGCCGAAGCTTTCCGGGAAGAGCAGGAACTGTTGACCAAACTGCTCGCCACCGCATCGTCAGAAGCCGGGACCGACCGGGCCGAGGACAGCACTGCGGCCATGACCATCGTGTTCGCCGCTCTGCTCGCCGAGACCGATGCCGGTACCGGCCAGGACACGAAGGGCGACGAGGGCGGAGACGACACGATCGATCGCTCGACCCTGGTGCCCGACGTCCCGGTGCTCACCGGATGGCGCGCGGAGCCGATCGCGTCCGGACCCGTCAGCGCCCGCTACGACTTCCCGGACGCCTACACCGGCTTCGCCGAACAGCGCGAACAGCGGTTGATGTTCATGAGCCACGGGCTGCGCGGTGGCTGGACCGCGACCTGGCACATCGTCAGTCCAGGGCAGGACGACCTCCGCCAGGACATGGCGCACGCGATAGTGCTCGAACTCGCCGGTGCGGCGGACTGCGCGTCGATCCTCGCGGTGATGGGCCCGTCCACTCTGGACCTGCCCGGTGTGCCAGGAGCCCGCGGCTATCTGCTGCCCGCCAACGGGGACGGAGCGCCCGCCACGGCCGTCGCCTGGTTCTCCGTCGAGCACTACCTCGTCTCGATCGTGGTGACCGCCGCCGCCGACGTCGCCGTCCCGGTGCTGGAAGGCCTGGTGAGCGAGGTGCACGTCCCACTCTCCACCCGTCAGTCCTGA
- a CDS encoding VC0807 family protein, whose product MTTPTPPSTSAPNADATRSAWRSTLLAVVTDVAPSLLIFFALRAFGISDALAYTAGSVVPLARLIVDRLRGRPLNAVSGLILISFVVSVVLVLLTQDARAVIARGSLIYLALAVAAAVSVPTRSPLMLLLSRYFTVHARPEATARFDEVFRRPRGLRTMRIVTAVWALAFGVSALACVVCAYTLPITVAAIVTSLIEPIIAIILAVGTGRHLRRTLAPLFLAATTPTPDPPQDPADTSTDPDIPITPSQSTDRHTAS is encoded by the coding sequence ATGACCACCCCAACCCCGCCCTCGACATCCGCCCCGAATGCCGATGCGACCCGCAGCGCCTGGCGCTCGACCCTGCTCGCCGTCGTCACCGACGTGGCCCCCTCGTTGCTGATCTTCTTCGCCCTCCGCGCGTTCGGGATCAGCGACGCGCTCGCCTACACCGCCGGGTCGGTCGTCCCCCTGGCCCGGCTGATTGTCGACCGCCTACGCGGGCGCCCCCTCAACGCAGTCTCCGGCCTGATCCTGATCTCCTTCGTGGTGTCGGTGGTGCTCGTCCTGCTCACCCAGGACGCCCGCGCGGTGATCGCGCGCGGCAGCTTGATCTACCTGGCCCTCGCGGTGGCCGCGGCCGTCTCCGTGCCGACCCGCAGCCCGCTGATGTTGTTGCTCTCCCGCTACTTCACCGTCCACGCTCGGCCCGAGGCAACCGCGCGATTCGACGAGGTCTTCCGCCGCCCGCGCGGTCTGCGCACGATGCGGATCGTCACGGCCGTCTGGGCGCTCGCGTTCGGTGTCTCGGCCCTGGCCTGCGTCGTCTGCGCCTACACACTCCCGATAACTGTGGCCGCCATAGTCACCTCACTCATCGAGCCGATCATCGCGATCATCCTGGCCGTGGGGACGGGACGCCACCTACGCCGCACACTGGCCCCGCTGTTCCTCGCGGCGACCACACCCACTCCTGACCCGCCCCAGGACCCGGCCGACACCTCGACTGACCCGGACATACCGATCACACCGTCACAGTCAACCGATCGCCACACCGCATCCTGA